A genomic window from Hyla sarda isolate aHylSar1 chromosome 10, aHylSar1.hap1, whole genome shotgun sequence includes:
- the LOC130294683 gene encoding B-cell receptor CD22-like produces MGMKLIFLLIVFQGFHLGFVCWGQRTRYIVRALLGSCVELPCAHRFGDSPEMSGVVWYAGNKEILNTKNSSSVLEEYRNRTSLVPGEKSCTLRIDPVRREDGNDYYSRSSDDITPQDSYRRYSKYDGTHLYVTGSPRGLQVHVSANLTEENATTIRCSVEHTCGSSPPTIRWNKPGQITKYSTPTWEGWTEESKLTYIPFYVDDGSRVQCTATYPNGQNAQRSAELRILFAPKHVTATIIEKGEILEGSDVNLMCISISKPEVNMYEWYKGENRTLLPYTRWKMTVHNVTRDMEPYSCAAINTVGRGESALMKIPVLCEGSSYSFTESKSNVILLATIGTVGPLLLLLVVYLYWRKRCRKGTSREVVESPDATYSDLVKNDIAEDYEELRPMNSKYVAMGGHVGAGNQHENTHKKNGKTVQSFA; encoded by the exons ATGGGTATGAAGCTGATTTTTCTCCTCATCGTTTTTCAAG GTTTTCATCTGGGCTTTGTATGCTGGGGGCAGAGGACTCGATATATAGTCAGAGCTTTACTTGGATCCTGTGTTGAGCTCCCTTGTGCACATAGGTTCGGTGACAGCCCAGAAATGTCCGGTGTTGTATGGTACGCTGGAAATAAAGAGATATTAAACACAAAGAACTCATCATCAGTACTGGAGGAATACAGAAACAGAACCTCACTGGTACCAGGAGAGAAGAGCTGTACCCTGAGGATAGACCCTGTGAGGAGAGAAGACGGTAATGATTATTATTCAAGGAGTTCAGATGATATAACGCCACAGGACTCTTACAGGCGGTATTCTAAATATGATGGTACACACCTTTATGTCACAG GTTCTCCAAGAGGACTTCAGGTTCATGTGTCTGCAAATCTAACGGAAGAAAACGCCACCACCATACGATGCTCTGTAGAGCACACATGCGGCTCCAGTCCTCCTACTATACGATGGAACAAACCCGGTCAGATCACAAAGTATTCAACACCCACTTGGGAAGGGTGGACAGAAGAATCAAAACTCACCTATATTCCCTTCTATGTGGATGATGGGAGTCGTGTTCAGTGCACGGCGACATATCCTAATGGACAAAACGCTCAGAGATCAGCAGAACTGAGAATCCTTT TTGCACCAAAACACGTCACAGCCACCATCATCGAGAAAGGTGAAATACTGGAAGGGAGTGATGTGAATTTGATGTGCATCTCCATCTCTAAGCCTGAAGTCAATATGTATGAATGGTACAAGGGAGAAAACAGAACATTATTACCATATACCAGATGGAAGATGACAGTACACAATGTAACCAGGGACATGGAGCCATATTCCTGTGCTGCTATAAATACAGTGGGTAGAGGAGAATCAGCCCTGATGAAGATACCGGTACTAT GTGAAGGATCCAGTTATTCTTTTACAGAATCTAAGAGTAATGTGATCCTTCTAGCAACGATCGGAACAGTCGGCCCATTGCTGCTCCTACTGGTTGTCTACTTATACTGGAG aaaAAGATGCCGGAAAGGGACAAGCAGGGAG gttgtTGAGTCTCCAGATGCAACATATTCTGATCTTGTGAAAAACGATATTGCAGAAGATTATGAAGAATTAAGG CCTATGAACTCCAAATATGTCGCCATGGGAGGACATGTGGGTGCAGGAAACCAACATGAGAACACGCATAAGAAAAATGGGAAAACCGTCCAATCATTTGCTTAA